The Pseudobacteroides sp. genome window below encodes:
- a CDS encoding MtnX-like HAD-IB family phosphatase yields the protein MKDFIFISDFDGTLTDEDFYFIIMKKFLGDKGKEIYRNWTSDKMTVLEFLKAIFGSTNESEEEILKAVMDIKFDTYAKEFIKSIREANGDFMILSAGCNYYIDKLLEYLEIKDVKVISNNGVYQDGKIVMTADTSSPFYSETYGVDKALVVEHYKKMYPKLYYAGDSEPDFKASKIADIIFARGHLQKMLQNSGHNFVAVDNFNEIGAYLNQMGVINYESRK from the coding sequence ATGAAGGATTTTATTTTTATATCGGATTTTGACGGTACTTTAACGGATGAGGATTTCTACTTTATTATCATGAAAAAATTTCTTGGAGATAAGGGTAAGGAAATTTATAGAAACTGGACAAGTGATAAAATGACTGTACTTGAGTTTCTGAAAGCCATTTTCGGGTCTACAAATGAAAGTGAAGAGGAAATTTTAAAGGCAGTAATGGATATAAAGTTTGATACATATGCAAAGGAATTCATAAAAAGCATTAGGGAAGCAAACGGTGATTTTATGATCCTTAGTGCAGGTTGTAATTATTATATTGATAAACTTCTCGAATATTTGGAAATTAAAGATGTAAAAGTAATATCAAATAACGGCGTTTATCAGGACGGAAAGATAGTTATGACAGCTGACACAAGCAGCCCGTTTTATTCCGAAACCTATGGAGTGGATAAGGCTCTGGTTGTAGAGCATTATAAGAAAATGTATCCAAAGCTGTACTATGCAGGGGATAGTGAGCCTGATTTTAAAGCATCTAAAATAGCGGATATTATTTTTGCAAGGGGACACCTGCAAAAAATGCTGCAAAACTCCGGTCATAATTTTGTAGCTGTCGATAACTTCAATGAAATAGGAGCTTATTTGAACCAAATGGGAGTGATTAACTATGAAAGCAGGAAATAA